From the genome of Paraburkholderia largidicola:
CCGGCCGTGCAAACCCGTTCGCACTGCAATCCACCCTACATGAAAAACGGCCGGCGCGCAGTTGCGCTACCGGCCGTTCCGCTTTCACCGCGTTACTGCTGCGGCGTCGGTTCCGTTTGTGCTGCTTCGTTCAAAAGCGCCTTCGCCGACAGACGCACACGACCCTTCTCGTCCGTCTGGATGACCTTGACCTTCACTTGCTGGCCTTCCTTCAGGTAGTCGTTGATGTCCTTGATACGCTCGTTGGCGATTTCGGAGATGTGCAGCAGACCATCCTTGCCCGGCAGCAGGTTGACGATCGCGCCGAAGTCCAGCAGCTTGAGAATCGTGCCTTCGTAGACCTGACCGACTTCGACTTCTGCCGTGATGTTCTCGATGCGCTTCTTCGCCTCAGCCATGCCTTCGCTGCTCGTGCTCGCGATCGTGACGACGCCGTCATCCGAAATGTCGATCGTCGTGCCCGTTTCTTCCGTCAGCGCACGGATCACCGAACCGCCCTTGCCGATCACGTCGCGGATCTTTTCCGGGTTGATCTTGATGGTGATCATGCGCGGCGCGTAGTCGGACAGTTCCGTGTTCGCACCCGAGACAGCCGAGGTCATCTTGCCGAGGATGTGCATGCGGCCTTCCTTCGCCTGCGCGAGCGCGACCTGCATGATTTCCTTCGTGATGCCCTGGATCTTGATGTCCATCTGCAGTGCCGTCACGCCAGCTTCCGTGCCCGCCACCTTGAAGTCCATGTCGCCGAGGTGATCTTCGTCGCCGAGGATGTCGGTCAGCACCGCGAACTTGTTGCCTTCGAGGATCAGGCCCATTGCGATACCCGCAACGTGCGCCTTCATCGGCACGCCGGCGTCCATCAGCGCGAGGCAGCCGCCGCACACCGAAGCCATCGACGACGAACCGTTCGATTCCGTGATTTCCGACACGACACGGATCGAGTAGCCGAACTCTTCGGCGCTCGGCAGGCACGCGACCAGCGCGCGCTTTGCCAGACGGCCGTGGCCGATTTCGCGGCGCTTCGGCGAGCCGACGCGGCCCGTTTCGCCCGTCGCGAACGGGGGCATGTTGTAGTGGAGCATGAAGCGATCGCGGTACTCGCCTTCGAGCGCGTCGATGATCTGCTCATCGCCCTTCGTGCCGAGCGTCGCGACGACGAGCGCCTGCGTTTCGCCACGCGTGAAGAGTGCCGAACCGTGGGTACGCGGCAGGACGCCCGTGCGGATTTCGATCGGACGAACGGTGCGCGTGTCGCGGCCGTCGATACGCGGCTCGCCGTTCAGGATCTGCGAACGGACGATCTTCGCTTCGATGTCGAACAGCACGTTGCCGACCGACGCCTTGTCGGCTGCTACCGTGCCCGCTGCCGCTGCTTCTTCTTCGAGCTTGGCTTGCGTGGCTGCGTAGACGGCCTTCAGCTTCGCCGAGCGAGCCTGCTTGTCGCGCGTCTGATAAGCCGACAGCAGTTCGTTGCCCGCGATTTCGTTGACACGCGAGATCAGCGCTTCGTTCTTTGGCGCGGCTTGCCAGTCCCACTCGGGCTTGCCGCCTTCACGGACCAGTTCGTGGATTGCGTCGATTGCCGTTTGCATCTGCTCGTGACCGAACACGACAGCGCCCAGCATCACGTCTTCCGGCAGTTGATCCGCTTCGGATTCGACCATCAGCACCGCGCGCTCCGTACCGGCGACGACGAGGTCCAGACGCGATTCCTTGACTTGCGAGCGGGTCGGGTTCAGCACGTACTCGTTGTTGATGTACGCAACGCGCGCAGCACCAACGGGGCCGTTGAACGGCAGGCCCGAGATGGCCAGCGCCGCCGATGCGCCGATCAGCGCGGGGATGTCAGCGGGCACTTCCGGGTTGATCGACATCACGTGGATGACGACCTGGACTTCGTTGTAGAAGCCTTCCGGGAACAGCGGACGCAGCGGACGGTCGATCAGGCGCGAAATCAGCGTTTCGCCTTCCGACGGACGGCCTTCGCGGCGGAAGAAGCCACCGGGAATCTTGCCTGCGGAGTAGGTTTTTTCGATGTAATCGACGGTCAGCGGGAAGAAGTCCTGACCCGGCTTTGCCGTCTTCGCGCCGACGACAGTGGCCAGCACGACGGTGTCTTCGACGTCGACCAGCACGGCACCGCTCGCCTGGCGGGCGATTTCACCCGTTTCCATGCGGACCGTATGCTGGCCCCACTTGAATTCTTTGACGACCTTGTTAAACAGAGACATTTGTCCTCCTTGATCTTTTGGTCATGCCGCGCCGAACCGCGCGCGGCACCGTCAGGACCGGACCTTTCGGGTAGAGGAGTGTTATGCCATTCCAGAGAATCACGTGGATCCATCCGTTTGCACGCGAACCGCTGGAATGACACAGCGCCCTACCCTGAAGCCCGGCTTTATTTCGTATTACCCGCGGCGCAACCGGCACGCCTGACGGGTGGTATCAACGGCAAACCTCACACGAAGCGCACCGTTGAAAAACAAAATGCCTGTATCAGCGGAACTGACACAGGCATCTTGCTGACAGAAAGTCCGATGCGCCGGATTACTTACGCAGACCCAGCTTCTCGATCAGAGCGCGGTAACGGTCAGCGTCCTTGCCCTTCAGGTAGTCGAGCAGCTTGCGACGGCGGCTCACCATGCGCAGCAGACCGCGGCGGCTGTGGTGA
Proteins encoded in this window:
- the pnp gene encoding polyribonucleotide nucleotidyltransferase, encoding MSLFNKVVKEFKWGQHTVRMETGEIARQASGAVLVDVEDTVVLATVVGAKTAKPGQDFFPLTVDYIEKTYSAGKIPGGFFRREGRPSEGETLISRLIDRPLRPLFPEGFYNEVQVVIHVMSINPEVPADIPALIGASAALAISGLPFNGPVGAARVAYINNEYVLNPTRSQVKESRLDLVVAGTERAVLMVESEADQLPEDVMLGAVVFGHEQMQTAIDAIHELVREGGKPEWDWQAAPKNEALISRVNEIAGNELLSAYQTRDKQARSAKLKAVYAATQAKLEEEAAAAGTVAADKASVGNVLFDIEAKIVRSQILNGEPRIDGRDTRTVRPIEIRTGVLPRTHGSALFTRGETQALVVATLGTKGDEQIIDALEGEYRDRFMLHYNMPPFATGETGRVGSPKRREIGHGRLAKRALVACLPSAEEFGYSIRVVSEITESNGSSSMASVCGGCLALMDAGVPMKAHVAGIAMGLILEGNKFAVLTDILGDEDHLGDMDFKVAGTEAGVTALQMDIKIQGITKEIMQVALAQAKEGRMHILGKMTSAVSGANTELSDYAPRMITIKINPEKIRDVIGKGGSVIRALTEETGTTIDISDDGVVTIASTSSEGMAEAKKRIENITAEVEVGQVYEGTILKLLDFGAIVNLLPGKDGLLHISEIANERIKDINDYLKEGQQVKVKVIQTDEKGRVRLSAKALLNEAAQTEPTPQQ